Below is a window of Salvelinus alpinus chromosome 5, SLU_Salpinus.1, whole genome shotgun sequence DNA.
AGACACCCTGGCCGTCAGACAGAAGAGGCGCATCTATGACATCACCAATGTACTGGAGGGCATTGGCCTGATCGAGAAGAAGTCAAAGAACAGTATTCAGTggaagtgagtgagtgtgtgtgtatgttcgcgCACTTGTATGTTTGTAGGAATGCACACAGTATGGGCTTACATTTCATTGCACTATCTGTCTAAGGGGAGTTGggccaggctgtaacacaagggAGATTGGTGACAGGCTGGTTGACCTGAAGTCGGAGCTTGAAGATCTGGATATGAGGGAAAGTGAGCTGGACCAGCAGAGGGTGTGGGTCCAACAAAGCATCAAGAATGTGACCGAGGACACACACAATAGTCCATATCCTTACTATGTACTCACATACTCATACCTACACCAACATCTAAATTGTTACCCCAACCTAACTGTACGTAGGTATCCATGTCAGTCCACAGTCCACACCAGTAGAAACTTATAGAAAAAGAGCTGCAGTGCCGTATTGTCTGTACAATAGCAGAGGATACACTTGCCAGCATTAATAATGTTATAATACTCTGTTAAGCTGTGTGTCTGACCTTAACTCTGACCAACTCTGGCCTATGTTAATCATGAGGACATCTGCAGCTGCTTCAAAGGTGATACCCTCTTGGCGGTGCGTGCTCCCtctggtacgcagctggaggtgcCCATACCTGAAGCTGTAAGTTCGATTTGTTTCTGCCACCTCCTCCCcctagtcagtctgtcagtcttcTCAGGGTGaaaagtaagtgtgtgtgtttgtctcaaaTTTTAGGTTCAAGACGGTCCGAGGAAGTATCAGATCCATCTGATGAGCGCTGCTGGGCCCATTGATGTTCTGCTCATCAACAAGGACCCAGTTAACTCAACACCTGTGGTGCTGCCAGTCCCGCCTCCTGAGGAAATGCTGCAGAACGCCAAGTCTGCTGCAGCCTCTGCAGACACATCCACTCACACATTTGTCAAGAACACCCGGAGTCTGGCCACTGGCAAGCCTAAAGCACATACAGCAGCTAAGCCATCAGGTGACCTCACTGTTATATCTCTCATGGTCTATGAAAATGTTTTGTCTGCTAAACTCTCAATACAATATCATTGAATTGTCCCATGTCTACCTctgtgtccatctctctctctctctctctctctctctctctc
It encodes the following:
- the LOC139576111 gene encoding transcription factor E2F4-like, encoding MELELSRTELEGSDAPQSQRHERSLGLLTTKFVTLLQEAKDGVLDLKVAADTLAVRQKRRIYDITNVLEGIGLIEKKSKNSIQWKGVGPGCNTREIGDRLVDLKSELEDLDMRESELDQQRVWVQQSIKNVTEDTHNSPLAYVNHEDICSCFKGDTLLAVRAPSGTQLEVPIPEAVQDGPRKYQIHLMSAAGPIDVLLINKDPVNSTPVVLPVPPPEEMLQNAKSAAASADTSTHTFVKNTRSLATGKPKAHTAAKPSDTSSTEKPAPQPPSLDTWSLQSSTSLDNNFTVFEPIKSDSSDLLDFPKYFSDMFDSAKEMVSADLLGELMASEVFSPLLRLSPPPGDHDYIYNLDESEGLCDLFDIPVLNL